In the genome of Candidatus Reidiella endopervernicosa, one region contains:
- a CDS encoding SPOR domain-containing protein: MPQQQTTNYDGQSQGDDNAEQTGLIAHESTQSVSTVIPFNEEITTAKNRLHLLLERLSEDSVELRRRLDLLEPRQVEAEQALRQHLAELETLTETTRAISSTLQTVEEGQGQLKEQTAAEFKELFLALEKIDHRVVALEPTPAKVRLLDEKLSRVDEQLNKSTEELFAQTNELGRRSDRNESYISDLKRRNYKLEEFTHHLSVASKRLGQSFSFRSRLFGAGLALVLLALLTLGYLFDQEHQLNELQQLHQASNQALIQTNREALTAQNENIKSIEQSINPSFDVNSSAITIAVHDSDWVLLQKPEQMTIELYGTRNKSEAFNYIRKVQSLLVEPVSYVKTELRGRDWYVVLYGIYATEVEGRAMMSVLPSVLRQQNPTVRQFGWIQQLL; this comes from the coding sequence ATGCCGCAACAGCAAACTACAAATTATGATGGTCAGTCACAGGGCGACGATAACGCCGAACAGACTGGTCTAATCGCACATGAATCTACGCAGTCTGTATCGACGGTTATACCTTTTAACGAAGAGATCACTACTGCAAAGAATCGTCTGCATCTGCTGCTCGAACGTCTGAGCGAGGATAGTGTCGAGCTACGCCGACGTCTTGATCTGCTAGAGCCGAGACAGGTCGAGGCAGAGCAGGCGCTGCGCCAGCATCTCGCAGAGCTTGAGACTCTTACCGAAACGACCCGCGCTATAAGCTCCACTCTGCAGACAGTTGAGGAAGGACAGGGACAGCTCAAAGAGCAGACCGCTGCGGAATTTAAAGAGCTGTTTCTCGCTTTGGAAAAAATAGACCACCGCGTCGTCGCGCTTGAACCGACGCCCGCCAAGGTTCGTCTGCTTGATGAAAAACTAAGTCGTGTTGATGAACAATTAAACAAGAGCACTGAGGAGCTATTTGCTCAGACTAACGAGCTAGGGCGTAGGAGCGATCGCAACGAAAGTTATATAAGTGACCTCAAGCGACGAAACTATAAGCTTGAAGAGTTTACCCATCATCTGAGCGTTGCCAGTAAACGATTGGGGCAGTCGTTCAGTTTCCGCAGCCGTCTGTTTGGCGCGGGTTTGGCGCTGGTATTACTGGCGCTTCTTACATTGGGTTACCTGTTCGATCAGGAGCATCAGCTGAACGAATTGCAGCAACTTCATCAAGCCTCTAACCAAGCCCTCATTCAAACCAATCGTGAGGCACTCACGGCACAGAATGAGAACATTAAATCGATTGAGCAGAGTATTAACCCAAGCTTCGACGTAAATTCTAGTGCGATTACCATTGCCGTGCACGATAGTGACTGGGTGTTGTTGCAAAAACCTGAGCAGATGACCATCGAACTCTACGGCACTCGCAACAAGTCAGAGGCCTTTAACTATATCCGTAAGGTGCAGTCTCTGCTGGTTGAACCGGTCTCATATGTGAAGACAGAGCTCCGTGGGCGCGACTGGTATGTGGTGCTCTATGGTATCTATGCAACTGAGGTTGAGGGTAGGGCGATGATGAGCGTGTTGCCATCGGTATTACGACAGCAGAACCCAACCGTTCGTCAGTTTGGTTGGATACAGCAGCTGCTTTAA
- a CDS encoding L-threonylcarbamoyladenylate synthase, protein MSQFFAIHADNPQPRLINQAVEIIRGGGLVVYPTDSCYALGCHIGDKRALDRMRALRSVDDKHKFTLVCGDLSEITTYAKVDNIAYRLMKSHTPGPYTFILKATHEVPRRLMHPKRRNIGIRIPDNAIALALIEALGEPLLSTTLLLPGEEFPLTDPYEMRQILEHQVDLVIDGGYCDIEPTTVVHLEEGDVQVTRVGKGDISGMEG, encoded by the coding sequence ATGAGCCAGTTTTTTGCTATCCATGCCGATAACCCGCAACCGCGCCTGATCAATCAAGCAGTCGAGATCATTCGCGGTGGGGGATTGGTGGTCTATCCGACCGACTCCTGCTACGCACTCGGCTGCCATATCGGCGACAAACGCGCCCTCGATCGCATGCGTGCCCTGCGCAGCGTCGATGATAAACACAAGTTCACCCTGGTCTGTGGTGACCTCTCTGAAATCACCACCTACGCCAAGGTCGATAACATCGCCTACCGACTGATGAAGAGCCACACACCCGGCCCCTACACCTTCATCCTCAAGGCGACCCACGAGGTGCCACGCCGCCTGATGCACCCGAAGCGGCGTAATATCGGTATCCGCATTCCCGATAACGCCATCGCCCTGGCGCTCATCGAGGCGCTCGGCGAGCCGCTGCTCAGCACCACGCTGCTGCTGCCGGGTGAGGAGTTCCCGTTGACTGATCCCTATGAGATGCGTCAGATTCTGGAGCATCAGGTCGACCTGGTGATCGATGGGGGTTACTGCGATATCGAGCCGACCACCGTGGTCCACCTCGAGGAGGGCGATGTGCAGGTGACCCGTGTTGGTAAGGGTGACATCTCAGGGATGGAAGGGTAG
- a CDS encoding peptidylprolyl isomerase, translating into MQNRKAALAVAAALSATLLFGCNDKSETAESAPKPAATAAMVETAAAVATVNGMAITDAMIDAQAKRMGSQPGMSELDPAMLREAATDALINHTVLVQQAEKLGFESRPEIKSQIQTRRDGILANALLKEQLATVSFSDAEVQAEYEKHFNTKEQEYKARHILVEAEESAKELITQLDAGGDFAALAKEKSTGPTGANGGDLGWVSPSQMVEPFGNALKAMETGKYSSTPVKTQFGWHVILLEESRDVTPPSLEQVKPQLTELMKRNALKAYLEDLRTKADVKMN; encoded by the coding sequence ATGCAAAACAGGAAAGCCGCTCTCGCGGTAGCAGCAGCCCTCTCAGCCACTCTGCTCTTTGGCTGTAACGACAAGAGTGAAACCGCAGAGAGCGCACCCAAGCCTGCTGCCACCGCAGCCATGGTCGAAACTGCCGCTGCAGTTGCAACCGTCAACGGCATGGCGATTACCGATGCCATGATCGATGCACAGGCCAAGCGCATGGGCAGCCAGCCAGGCATGTCCGAACTGGACCCTGCGATGCTGCGCGAGGCCGCCACCGATGCCCTGATCAACCACACGGTGCTGGTACAGCAGGCTGAGAAGCTCGGTTTTGAGAGTCGCCCTGAGATCAAGTCGCAGATCCAGACCCGTCGCGACGGCATCCTTGCCAACGCGCTGCTCAAAGAACAGCTCGCGACCGTCAGCTTCAGCGATGCTGAAGTACAGGCAGAGTACGAGAAGCACTTCAACACCAAGGAGCAGGAGTACAAGGCACGTCACATCCTGGTTGAGGCTGAAGAGAGCGCCAAAGAGCTCATCACCCAGCTCGACGCTGGTGGTGATTTTGCTGCACTAGCTAAAGAGAAGTCGACCGGCCCAACTGGTGCCAACGGCGGCGACCTCGGCTGGGTCAGCCCTTCACAGATGGTCGAGCCATTTGGAAATGCCCTCAAGGCGATGGAGACAGGCAAGTACAGCAGTACTCCGGTAAAGACCCAGTTCGGCTGGCACGTCATCCTGCTTGAAGAGAGCCGTGATGTGACTCCACCGAGCCTCGAGCAGGTCAAACCACAGCTGACTGAGCTCATGAAACGTAATGCACTGAAGGCTTATCTCGAAGATCTTCGTACCAAGGCCGATGTAAAGATGAACTAA
- a CDS encoding Gfo/Idh/MocA family oxidoreductase, with protein MTYGTFDMFHQGHLRLLKRAKALGDYLIVGVTDENYDRSRGKLNVIESTQKRVQAIEALDIVDKVIMEKHKKQKAEDMVKYDVDIFAIGDDWEGVFDYLNEYTHVEYLPRTKGISSTLLRRDNFDLIKLGVVGLGRDTKAFIDEAKHVPNLKVNRIYSPDLPALKKFTQNNESIRYGHDNYDEFLDTSIVAVYIDTALEKHYPLIKKALIAKKHVLCENPLALNKSELIELLSLAKKERVLLLSALKTAFLPAFNQLLTELNKGIIGDVKEVRATRTSLYKEKDYPDTFMAQGATNILSSYPSLLVNKILGESKDITFFDQGNEGYDVSNLIISKHKGGAVGISNVATGIKSEGDAVISGTKGYVYIPAPWWLTKQFHVRFEDENKSQTFKYEFDGCGLRYMIAEFASLIQRGKRKSSMLSPKDMIGINRVLLEYNERKFKELGKA; from the coding sequence ATTACTTATGGGACATTCGATATGTTCCATCAGGGCCATTTGCGGCTGCTGAAACGTGCCAAGGCGTTAGGTGACTACCTTATAGTGGGTGTTACTGACGAAAACTATGACCGCTCACGTGGCAAATTGAATGTTATCGAAAGCACGCAGAAGCGGGTGCAGGCAATCGAGGCGTTGGATATTGTCGACAAGGTCATTATGGAGAAACACAAAAAGCAAAAAGCGGAAGATATGGTGAAATATGATGTTGATATTTTTGCCATTGGCGATGATTGGGAGGGTGTGTTTGATTACCTGAATGAATACACCCACGTTGAATACCTTCCTCGTACAAAGGGTATATCCAGCACCTTGCTGAGACGAGACAACTTTGACCTTATAAAGTTGGGTGTTGTTGGTCTTGGTCGTGATACTAAAGCCTTTATAGATGAGGCTAAACATGTGCCAAATCTAAAGGTCAATCGGATCTATTCGCCTGACTTGCCAGCCTTAAAGAAATTTACCCAAAACAATGAAAGCATAAGGTATGGTCACGACAATTACGATGAGTTCTTAGATACAAGTATTGTTGCGGTCTATATTGATACTGCGCTAGAAAAACATTATCCGCTTATCAAAAAAGCATTAATAGCCAAAAAGCATGTGTTGTGCGAGAACCCTCTTGCACTGAATAAAAGTGAACTAATAGAGTTGCTCTCATTGGCGAAGAAAGAGAGGGTTCTACTGCTTTCTGCGCTCAAGACTGCGTTTTTGCCTGCCTTTAATCAGCTGTTGACTGAGTTGAATAAAGGAATAATTGGTGATGTTAAAGAGGTTAGAGCGACACGTACTTCACTTTATAAAGAGAAAGATTATCCCGACACCTTTATGGCTCAAGGTGCCACCAATATTTTGTCTTCTTACCCCTCCTTGTTGGTCAATAAGATTTTAGGAGAAAGCAAAGATATAACTTTTTTTGATCAGGGTAATGAAGGTTATGATGTTTCCAATCTTATTATCAGTAAACATAAAGGTGGTGCTGTCGGGATATCGAACGTAGCTACTGGAATTAAGTCGGAAGGTGACGCAGTGATCTCTGGGACAAAGGGTTATGTTTATATCCCTGCGCCATGGTGGTTAACAAAGCAGTTTCATGTGCGCTTTGAAGATGAAAATAAAAGCCAAACATTCAAATATGAGTTCGATGGCTGCGGGCTGCGCTATATGATTGCAGAATTTGCTTCGTTGATCCAAAGAGGTAAGCGTAAATCTAGTATGTTGTCGCCTAAAGATATGATCGGAATTAATAGGGTTCTTTTGGAATATAACGAAAGAAAATTTAAGGAATTGGGGAAGGCTTGA
- a CDS encoding BolA family protein, whose product MSTDRITMIRERLDAALSPTQIDIIDESAKHAGHAGAKGGGGHFIVTLISGNFSGKSLIERHRMVYDALGDAMQSEIHALSINAKAPEEI is encoded by the coding sequence ATGAGTACAGATCGCATCACTATGATTCGCGAGCGTCTCGATGCCGCACTCAGCCCAACTCAGATCGATATCATCGATGAGAGCGCCAAACACGCCGGTCACGCCGGTGCCAAAGGCGGTGGCGGCCACTTCATCGTCACCCTCATCTCCGGGAACTTTTCCGGCAAAAGCCTGATCGAACGTCATCGTATGGTCTACGACGCACTCGGCGATGCAATGCAGAGTGAGATTCACGCCTTGAGCATCAACGCCAAGGCCCCCGAAGAAATTTAA
- a CDS encoding LysE family translocator, with translation MNLELVLLWFVTLLPIVISPGPANILYAASGSAFGVRGTVPFWLGTNITSVFQTLAVGFGLNYLITRFPGILDAIRYVGIAFLLYLAYKFFRLSTSYKEALTPLSFKDGVIVEALNAKYLLIPMIMFSQFYRPELDGHGQIVFLTLALVSLTLTTSMIWIVGGKTLAMLVSKRGNQQMQGLLFGSLLTITALWLFVSG, from the coding sequence ATGAATCTCGAATTGGTGTTGCTGTGGTTTGTTACGCTACTGCCCATAGTCATTAGTCCGGGTCCAGCCAACATTCTCTATGCCGCATCAGGCAGTGCCTTTGGGGTGCGTGGGACAGTCCCGTTTTGGCTGGGTACCAATATCACGAGTGTGTTCCAGACATTGGCTGTCGGCTTCGGTCTTAACTATCTGATCACGCGTTTTCCAGGAATTCTTGATGCGATACGGTACGTGGGTATCGCATTTCTACTCTATCTCGCCTACAAGTTTTTTAGGCTCTCCACCTCCTATAAAGAGGCCCTGACACCGTTGAGCTTTAAGGATGGTGTGATCGTTGAGGCATTGAATGCCAAGTATCTCCTGATTCCCATGATCATGTTCTCGCAGTTCTATCGACCGGAACTAGATGGTCATGGTCAGATAGTATTTCTCACTCTGGCGCTGGTTTCGCTGACGTTAACGACCAGTATGATCTGGATTGTAGGTGGTAAGACGCTGGCAATGCTGGTTTCAAAACGTGGTAATCAACAGATGCAGGGGCTCCTATTTGGATCACTGCTTACTATTACCGCGTTGTGGCTATTTGTGAGTGGTTAA
- a CDS encoding PHP domain-containing protein: MSQPYDLHAHSTASDGTLSPTALVARAHEKGVKVLALTDHDNTAGIEEARIEANRLGIELVAGAEISVTWGAQVVHIVALNVDIENAELQTGLNRLCDFREWRAEEIGRRLEKAGIAGAYEGARRFAKGRIVGRTHFGHFLIDAGHAKDMRQVFKRYLVRNKPGHVSGEWAAIDEAVGWIKAAGGQSVIAHPARYSMTATKLRRLFGAFKECGGDALEVVSGSHSASENIVMASHARAFDLLSSSGSDYHGPETPWTELGRLPDLPNGCEPIWADWHPAERVSNA; encoded by the coding sequence ATGTCTCAACCCTACGATCTACACGCCCATTCAACTGCATCCGACGGCACCCTTTCGCCGACGGCGCTGGTGGCGCGTGCCCATGAGAAGGGTGTGAAGGTGTTGGCATTGACCGACCACGACAACACCGCTGGGATCGAAGAGGCGCGCATCGAGGCTAACAGGCTCGGTATTGAACTGGTTGCAGGCGCTGAGATCTCGGTCACCTGGGGCGCACAGGTGGTCCATATCGTCGCGCTTAACGTCGATATCGAGAATGCCGAACTGCAGACAGGATTGAATCGACTGTGTGATTTCCGCGAGTGGCGTGCCGAGGAGATCGGGCGCCGACTGGAGAAGGCGGGGATTGCCGGTGCCTATGAAGGTGCACGCCGTTTTGCCAAGGGACGCATCGTGGGTCGTACCCACTTTGGCCACTTTCTGATCGATGCGGGCCACGCCAAGGATATGCGCCAGGTCTTCAAACGCTATCTGGTGCGCAATAAACCGGGCCATGTATCTGGCGAATGGGCCGCAATCGATGAGGCAGTTGGCTGGATCAAGGCCGCCGGTGGTCAGTCAGTGATCGCCCACCCGGCGCGCTACTCCATGACGGCGACCAAACTGCGCCGTCTGTTTGGGGCGTTTAAGGAGTGTGGCGGTGATGCGCTTGAGGTGGTCTCCGGAAGCCACAGCGCCAGTGAAAATATCGTCATGGCGAGCCATGCCCGTGCCTTCGATCTACTCTCATCATCCGGCTCCGACTACCACGGACCGGAGACTCCCTGGACCGAACTGGGACGACTACCCGATCTGCCCAACGGCTGTGAGCCAATCTGGGCCGACTGGCACCCTGCCGAACGCGTCAGCAACGCCTGA
- a CDS encoding septation protein A has protein sequence MKFLFDFFPILLFFLAYKTYGIFTATAVAIAASVAQVAFFWLKHRRFEKMHLITMALIVVLGGATLIFQDRAFFMWKPTAVNWLFALVFLGSQFIGQKPIVERMMGHAIQIPANIWSRLNFSWVIFFVAMGLANLYVANFFFQAELSLNLAAGEAVDLDTCATTLQGSLLTLCEAAKTAEEDWVDFKLFGMMGLTFVFVIGQAFYLARHAPDEEQPSEENE, from the coding sequence ATGAAATTTCTCTTCGATTTCTTCCCGATCCTGCTCTTCTTCCTCGCCTACAAGACCTACGGGATCTTTACAGCCACCGCGGTGGCCATCGCCGCCTCGGTCGCCCAGGTCGCCTTCTTCTGGCTCAAACACCGTCGCTTCGAGAAGATGCACCTGATCACCATGGCGCTGATTGTCGTGCTCGGTGGTGCCACGCTGATTTTTCAGGACCGCGCCTTCTTCATGTGGAAGCCGACAGCGGTTAACTGGCTCTTTGCACTGGTCTTTCTCGGCAGTCAGTTCATCGGTCAGAAACCGATCGTTGAGCGCATGATGGGCCACGCGATTCAGATCCCCGCCAACATCTGGTCGCGACTCAACTTCAGCTGGGTGATCTTTTTTGTAGCGATGGGTCTGGCAAACCTCTACGTCGCCAATTTCTTCTTCCAGGCGGAGCTGAGTCTCAACCTGGCCGCCGGCGAAGCTGTCGACCTCGACACCTGCGCCACCACCCTGCAGGGCAGTCTGCTCACCCTTTGCGAAGCGGCCAAAACCGCCGAGGAGGACTGGGTCGACTTCAAGCTGTTCGGCATGATGGGGCTCACCTTTGTCTTTGTCATCGGACAGGCCTTCTATCTGGCCCGCCATGCACCCGATGAGGAACAACCCAGCGAGGAGAACGAATAG
- a CDS encoding LicD family protein produces the protein MIDPQVLRKAQLIMLDMLIEFDAICKKHQLQYWLDSGTLLGAVRHQGFIPWDDDIDLSMPIEDYNEFLKIAESELSSDIFLQTSITDKNFKFDYIKLRSNKARIVEFHEQESDVNYHQGVFVDIFPMLAIENTEENKDYYDRTLKAIRELSATSLHTPDGKDDPLTRATLASSLKQMHQGWEYDHSKVIYSGEMPDVAAWFDIAEVFPLSTLEFEGLSFSAPKNADHYLDAIYSFDYRQLPPEDKRVIHAHSIELSP, from the coding sequence ATGATAGACCCTCAGGTTTTACGTAAAGCCCAGTTGATTATGCTCGATATGCTAATCGAGTTTGATGCAATATGTAAAAAGCACCAGCTTCAGTATTGGTTGGATTCTGGAACATTATTAGGCGCAGTTCGTCATCAGGGTTTTATACCGTGGGATGATGATATAGATCTTTCGATGCCCATCGAGGATTATAACGAATTCTTGAAAATAGCTGAAAGTGAGCTTTCGAGTGATATATTTCTTCAAACATCCATAACCGATAAAAACTTCAAATTTGATTACATTAAACTACGTTCTAATAAGGCTCGGATTGTAGAGTTTCACGAACAAGAGAGCGATGTAAATTACCACCAGGGCGTATTTGTCGATATTTTTCCAATGCTTGCCATAGAAAATACAGAGGAAAATAAGGACTATTACGACAGGACGCTTAAAGCGATAAGAGAACTCTCAGCTACAAGCCTGCACACACCAGATGGAAAGGATGATCCTCTAACCAGAGCTACCCTGGCTTCATCTTTAAAACAAATGCACCAGGGGTGGGAATACGATCATTCAAAGGTTATCTATAGCGGTGAAATGCCGGATGTGGCTGCCTGGTTTGATATTGCAGAGGTTTTTCCTCTTTCTACGCTGGAGTTTGAAGGGCTATCTTTCTCTGCTCCAAAAAATGCAGATCACTATCTGGATGCGATCTACAGCTTCGACTATAGGCAGCTACCACCGGAAGATAAGCGAGTGATTCATGCGCATAGCATAGAGTTATCTCCTTGA
- a CDS encoding Hsp70 family protein, protein MGRRNMGICGFDFGTSNSTLGVIRGGFPALVDLENGKKPLRSAMFFNELDHSISFGEIAVENYLNHEEGRLLTSLKSVLGTSTMNASSVIFNQHKSFKEIIGFYVAHVKSIGESLVEAELSNVVVGRPVHFNDRDSKKDKAAENVLREVFVEQGFKDIEFQFEPIAAAKTFGHENTADKLAMIVDIGGGTSDFSIVRTGDDADGSSGDIVATAGIHIGGTDIDQVIALHKVMSKLGMGGTMISSSGKELPLPKSYFYDMTMWHLVSQLYSPGTVRKIKDTFRYACNMDEVTKFLQVIEKQDGHRVLASCESAKIDLVSHGEAQIDLEFVETGFSICLSHSDLKGLIIEKINSVLNEIKSMLKSVGLSGDEVDVIYYTGGTTKIDFIKNRIGALFRNARTVEGDAFGSVGTGLTYDAMEKFK, encoded by the coding sequence ACAAGCAATTCTACGCTTGGTGTTATTCGAGGTGGTTTTCCAGCGCTAGTTGATCTGGAAAATGGAAAGAAGCCACTTAGGTCGGCAATGTTTTTTAATGAGCTTGATCACTCGATTAGCTTTGGTGAGATAGCTGTCGAGAATTATCTTAATCATGAAGAAGGGCGATTGCTGACATCTCTGAAAAGCGTCCTGGGAACATCGACGATGAACGCTTCCTCGGTGATTTTTAATCAGCATAAGTCATTTAAAGAGATTATTGGTTTTTATGTTGCCCATGTAAAATCGATTGGTGAATCACTTGTAGAAGCAGAGTTGTCCAATGTGGTTGTGGGTCGTCCAGTACATTTTAATGACCGAGATTCAAAAAAAGATAAAGCGGCTGAAAATGTACTAAGAGAAGTGTTTGTTGAGCAGGGATTTAAGGATATTGAGTTCCAGTTTGAGCCAATTGCTGCTGCGAAAACGTTTGGCCATGAAAATACAGCGGATAAGCTGGCCATGATTGTCGATATTGGTGGCGGTACGTCCGATTTCAGTATAGTAAGAACAGGAGACGATGCCGATGGATCATCTGGCGACATTGTTGCTACTGCAGGAATTCATATAGGCGGTACAGATATAGATCAGGTGATCGCCTTACATAAGGTAATGTCTAAGCTTGGTATGGGTGGGACGATGATATCGTCTTCAGGAAAAGAGTTGCCATTACCAAAGTCCTATTTTTATGACATGACAATGTGGCATTTGGTGAGCCAGCTCTACAGTCCAGGAACAGTAAGGAAGATAAAGGATACTTTTCGATATGCCTGCAATATGGATGAGGTGACCAAGTTTTTACAGGTTATCGAAAAACAGGATGGGCATAGGGTGTTAGCAAGTTGTGAGAGCGCCAAAATTGATTTGGTTAGTCATGGTGAGGCACAGATAGATCTTGAATTTGTTGAGACTGGTTTTTCCATATGTTTGTCTCATTCGGATTTGAAGGGTTTGATAATCGAGAAAATTAATAGCGTGCTTAATGAAATAAAATCGATGCTCAAGTCTGTCGGGCTTAGTGGTGATGAAGTCGATGTTATTTATTACACGGGTGGAACAACTAAGATAGATTTTATTAAAAATAGAATCGGTGCCTTGTTTAGAAATGCTCGTACGGTTGAAGGTGATGCATTTGGAAGTGTAGGAACTGGTCTTACTTACGATGCCATGGAGAAATTTAAGTAG
- a CDS encoding GNAT family N-acetyltransferase yields the protein MTLSVSPVIHQEIEVVRVEVEDFELIKSLYYSSDLYHYEQMPNEFRMPGDISEHCTLEGFNALYSSSDYVMLMARVDGDVCGIVSGSLIDQKSLIHKSRLVGYIDELSVAKPFRRIGVAQMLVAEIECYFQKLGAEEMVLSVYEFNDSALDLYAKLGYQSKLKKLSKSLS from the coding sequence ATGACTCTATCTGTTAGTCCTGTTATTCATCAAGAAATTGAGGTTGTGCGTGTCGAAGTAGAGGATTTTGAGCTCATCAAATCACTCTACTATTCGAGTGATCTCTATCACTACGAACAGATGCCTAATGAGTTCAGAATGCCAGGTGATATTTCAGAGCACTGCACCCTTGAAGGATTCAATGCGCTGTATTCAAGCAGTGACTATGTGATGCTGATGGCAAGAGTTGATGGTGATGTCTGCGGAATCGTCTCAGGTTCTTTAATCGACCAGAAATCATTGATTCATAAGAGCCGTTTGGTTGGTTATATCGATGAGCTATCTGTAGCTAAGCCATTCCGAAGGATTGGTGTGGCTCAAATGCTTGTCGCCGAAATTGAGTGCTATTTTCAGAAACTTGGTGCCGAGGAGATGGTGCTCTCTGTTTATGAGTTTAATGACTCCGCATTAGATCTCTATGCGAAGCTTGGATATCAGAGCAAGCTGAAAAAACTATCGAAGTCGTTATCTTGA
- a CDS encoding pyridoxal-phosphate-dependent aminotransferase family protein, giving the protein MIFEDYAIFTPGPVKMSEEILQVGAKQTPYFRNSEFSDVTFACENGLLDMVNAPEGSKVIFLTASGTAGMESAVMNLLHKDDNALVVNGGGFGARFVDICATHEIPHTNFKVNNTNLTDIERLAPDDNYTALVVNAHETSVGHLYDLDAMGDYAIKNEMLYIVDAISMLVTDPLDMQQSNIDVVIASSQKGLALPPGLTMVVLSPNALENLQDINSLYFNYKDYLVNGERGQTPYTPAVTIMLQLQARLNQISRRGGVEQSIASAKEVANYFRESIKALPLKEYTPYMPNAMTTLTPTDGKSAMDIVNALEENYKVMVCPNGGAERDVVFRVSHMGEMTKEYTDILIDALHEYYAVVRA; this is encoded by the coding sequence ATGATTTTTGAAGATTACGCTATTTTCACCCCAGGTCCCGTAAAGATGTCTGAAGAGATACTGCAGGTGGGTGCTAAGCAGACGCCCTACTTTAGAAATAGTGAGTTTTCGGATGTGACCTTCGCCTGTGAAAACGGGCTGTTAGATATGGTCAATGCTCCAGAGGGTTCAAAGGTCATTTTCTTAACGGCGTCGGGTACTGCAGGTATGGAGTCTGCGGTGATGAATTTACTCCATAAAGACGATAATGCTTTAGTGGTCAATGGTGGTGGATTTGGTGCACGATTTGTCGATATTTGTGCCACACATGAGATACCGCATACTAACTTCAAGGTTAACAATACTAATCTAACCGACATTGAGCGTTTAGCGCCAGATGATAATTACACGGCGCTAGTCGTTAATGCACACGAAACATCTGTTGGCCACCTTTATGATTTGGATGCTATGGGTGACTATGCGATTAAAAATGAGATGCTCTACATTGTAGATGCGATCTCTATGCTGGTGACCGATCCGCTCGATATGCAGCAGTCAAACATCGACGTTGTTATTGCAAGTTCTCAAAAAGGTCTGGCCTTGCCGCCTGGGCTTACCATGGTGGTGCTTTCCCCTAACGCACTAGAAAACTTACAAGATATCAATTCTCTGTACTTTAACTATAAAGATTATCTGGTTAATGGTGAAAGAGGGCAAACCCCCTATACACCGGCTGTTACGATAATGTTGCAACTGCAGGCGAGACTCAATCAAATAAGCAGGCGTGGTGGTGTGGAACAGAGTATCGCGAGTGCAAAAGAGGTCGCTAACTACTTTAGGGAAAGCATAAAGGCGTTACCGTTAAAAGAATATACACCCTATATGCCAAATGCGATGACCACCCTAACCCCAACCGATGGAAAATCGGCAATGGACATCGTTAATGCTTTAGAAGAAAACTACAAAGTTATGGTTTGTCCTAATGGTGGTGCGGAGCGTGATGTTGTCTTTAGGGTCTCCCATATGGGTGAAATGACAAAGGAATATACCGACATACTCATTGATGCCTTGCATGAATATTATGCTGTGGTTAGAGCATAG
- a CDS encoding YciI family protein: MLYAIISEDAEGTLAKRLETRPAHLERLQALKADGRLLLAGPHPAIDSEEPGEAGFSGSLVVAEFASLEAAQAWADADPYLEAGVYAKVTVKPFKKVLP; this comes from the coding sequence GTGCTATACGCCATTATCAGTGAAGATGCCGAAGGCACCCTGGCAAAACGACTCGAGACCCGCCCCGCTCACCTTGAGCGCCTGCAGGCACTCAAGGCCGATGGACGCCTGCTGCTCGCCGGCCCGCACCCCGCCATCGACAGCGAAGAGCCGGGTGAGGCTGGATTCAGCGGCAGTCTGGTCGTCGCCGAATTCGCATCACTCGAGGCCGCACAGGCATGGGCCGATGCCGACCCCTACCTCGAGGCAGGCGTCTACGCCAAGGTCACCGTTAAACCCTTCAAGAAGGTACTGCCCTAA